The window GCCGTCGTCGCCGAGGTTCCCGTCGACCGGTTGTGGCACGCGGTCCCCGCCTTCCCCACCGTCAGCGAGGTCTGGCTGCGACTGCTGGAGGCCTACGCCCGGCCCGCCGCCTGACCCTCCCCGCCCACGACGCACGACACCGAACCCGAGTACAGGACCCAGGACCCGCCATGACCACCAAGATCACCTTCGTCGTCGACAACCCCTCCGACCCCGCCGCGTTCGAGAGCGCCTACGCGCGGGTGAGGGAGCTCGCCGGCACCCTGCCCCTGCTCCAGCGCCTGGAGTCCGCCACGGTGTGGCCCAGGGAGGACGGCTCACCCACCCCGGCCCACCGGACCCTGGACCTGCACTTCAGCGACTACGCCGACGCCTCCGCCGCGGTGGGCACTCCCGTCGCCGGCGAACTGTTCCAGCGCCTGCTGGCCACCGGCACCCCGTTCACCGCGCTCTTCTGCGACGTCGAACCCTCGGAGCACGGGCACACCGTCGTAGAATGACCGGACATTCCACACGGTGGTCGAACTCCCCGCGGGTGACGACGCGGAGAGGCAGGAGGGTCGGGCATGACGACGGCGAACGCGAAGACGTCGATGCGCGACCGCCTGGTCGAAGCGGCGAGCGCGCTGTTCTACACGACGGGCCTGCGGGCGGTGAGCGTGGACAAGGTCATCGAGCGGGCCGGGACGACCAAGGTGACCTTCTACCGGCACTTCAAGGCCAAGGACGACCTCGTCGCGGCCTACCTGCAGGCCAGCGCCCAGCGAGAACGCGAAGGGGTCGAGGCGGCGTTCGCCGCGGCCGGCGGGGACGTCCGCGTCGCCCTGGCACGGCTGGGGGAACTCATCGGCGCCTCGGCGTGCCGGCCCGGGTTCCGCGGGTGCGCGTTCATCAACGCCGCGGCGGAGTACCCCGACGCGGACAGCGCCCCCCGCCGGGTCGTCGACGCCCACCGGGCCTGGTACCGCAGCGCCTTCCAGGACCTGGTGGCGCCCCTGGGGGTGCCGGACCCCACGGCGGTGGCCGAGGACCTGCTGCTGCTGCGCGACGGGGCGATGGTCGCCGGCTACCTCGACGACCCCGCCGGGCTGGCGGCGTCCTTCGCGCGCAGCAGCAGCGCCGTGGTCAGCGCCGCCCGCTGACCCCTGCCGGCCGCAGGGCTCAGCGCCCCCGGACCAGCGCCGCCGCCAGTTCCCGGAACCCCTCGCGGGGGAACTCCCCGCGCCCGCCGAGGAGCTGGAGCGCGACCTCGTCCGCCCCCGCGTCGACGTGCCGCTGCACGCCCGCCGCGACCCGCTCCACCGGACCCCACGCGACCAGCGCGTCGACGAGCCGGTCGCTGCCGCCCCCGAGCAGGTCCTCGTCCCCCCAGCCGAAGCGGCGCAGGTTGTTCGTGTAGTTCGGCAGCGCCAGGTACGTCGCCAGGTGCTCGCGGGCCGTGGCGCGGGCCGAGTCCGGGTCGGCGTCCAGGACGACGGCGACCTCCGGCGCCAGCCACGACCCGGTGCCGAGGGCCTCGCGCGCGGCCACCGTGTGCTCGACCGTCACGAAGTACGGGTGCGCCCCCGTCGTCCGCTCCCGGGCCAGGTCCAGCATCTTCGGGCCCAGCGCGGCCAGCACCAGGCGCTCGCGCGGCACGCGGTCGCCGAGGGCGTCCAGGTACTCGACGGTGCGGGAGAACGGCTTCTCGTAGCGGCCGCCCTGCCCCTCCACGGCCGGGGCGTGCGAGTTGCCCAGGCCCAGCAGGAACCGGCCGGGGTGCTTCGCCTCGAGATCGGCGAAGGCGGCCGCGGACTGGTCCGGGGTGGCCGTCCAGATGCTGACGATGCCGCTGGCGACGCCGATCGTGCGGGTCGCGGCCAGCAGGTCACCGAAGGCGGGCAGGATCCCGTCGCCGAACCCGCCGGAGAACCAGATGCGGTGGAACCCCAGCTCCTCGACCTCGGCGGCCACCTCCCCGGCCTCCGCGACCCGCGCCGGGTCCTGCCACGGTCCGCCGCCCCACAAGCTGATCTCCGCTGCGCTCACGCGGGCGGCAACCCCGCTGCGTGGTCGGGTGTTCCTTACCGGACGCGCCCGCACCCCCTGATCGGGCGAATGAGTCCCCGGCCGGTCACGTCGATGACACGGAGGCCGGCACGGGGCCGGGACCGGGGACGAGGGGGGACGATGCCCAAGCGGGACGTCGTGGTGCTGGGGGCGCTCGCCGCCCTGTGCGTCGTCGTCGGCGTCCTCCCGGCCGCCGACCCGCGCCGGTGCGCCGACGTCGTCGCCCTGCTCGTGCACGCCGGCGCCCTGCTCACCGCGGCCCTGGGTGTCCGCCGGCACCGCCCCGTCGTCGTGCGGGCCTGGGTCGCGGTGCTGGCGCTCGTCGCCACGGGCCTGGGCGCGAGCGCCCTCACCGTCTCCGGGACCCACCCGTCCGCCGCCCGGTGGGGTGTCGTGGCCGTCCAGGTCGTCGCCCTCGTCCTCGTCCCCTTCGTCGTCCGGACGCTGCGTCGCCCCCTCGGCGAGGTCCGCGCCACCTGGCCCGACGTGCTGCTCACCGTCGGCGCCGGGGCCCTGCTCGTCGTGCAGGTCCTCGCGATGCTGCGCGCCGCCGGCCCCACCGACCCGGCGGTGCTGCTGGGCACCGCGGCCGACGTCGTCCTGGCCATCGTGCTGCTGCGGATCCTCACCACCCGCCAGGGGATGGCCCCCGCGACCGCGCTCGTGCTGCTGGCTGCCGGGTCCCTGCTGGCCGTCGCGGCCCTGGTCACCGCCCGGGCCGACCTCCTGACCGGTGAGCGCCACCTGCTGCAGGCCGTCCAGTGCGTGGCCGTCGTGCTGCTGGCCGCGGCCGCCACCCACCCGAGCATGCGCCTGGTCGGCACCCCCTGCGCCGGCGGGGACCTGCGGGGGGAGGGGCAGCGCCTGCTCAGCGTGCTGCCGGTCTTCTGCGCGGTCCCCGTGCTGTGGGTGCTGGGCGTCCTCGGCGTCCTGCCCGACGTGGTCGTCGCGGTCGTCGCCCCCAGCGGGTACGTCCTGGCCTGCGCCGGGGTGGGCCTGGCCGCGCTGTCGGTCCGGCGCGCCGAACGCAGCGCCGTCCGCGACCCCCTGACCGACCTCGTGAACCGCCGCGGCCTGCCGGGCGCCGCCGAGCGCCTGCGTCAGCGCCTGCGCGGTGAGGACCTGCACCTGTGCCTCGTCGACCTCGACGACTTCAAGCAGATCAACGACACCCGCGGGCACGCCGTGGGGGACGCGCTGCTCGTCGAGGTCGCCGGGCGGTTGCGCGGGGCGGTGGGTCCGCGCGGCGTCGTCTCCCGCACCGGGGGTGACGAGTTCATCGTCGTCGCCTGGACGTCCCCGGACGACGAGGAGGGCCCGGCCGACCTCCTGCTGACGGCCCTCGACGCGCCGTTCGAGTTCAGCGGGCTGCCGTACCAGGTCAGCGCCAGCATCGGCATCGCCCCGCTGCGCGCGGGTGTCGCGTTCGACGACGCCCTCGTCGACGCCGACGTGGCGATGTACGCCGCGAAGCAGGCCGGCAAGGGCCGGGCGCAGGTCTACCGCCCGCAGCTGCGCGAGAAGGTCCTCGGCGGCCTGGTGATGCAGCAGGAACTGCGCAGCCTGCTGCTGCAGAACGGCCGGCCCGAGGAGGTCGGCGAACTCGTCGTCGTCCACCAGCCGATCGTCGACCTCGGCGACGACCTCGTCCCGAGGATCGTCGGCGTCGAGGCGCTCGTGCGCTGGAACCACCCCCGCTCCGGTCTGGTCATGCCGGACGAGTTCCTGCCGCACGCCGAGGCGGCCGGGCTCGGCGCCCGTCTCGACGAGCACGTCGCCTCCCGCGCCCTCGCCGACCTCGCCCGCTGGGACGCCCAGGGGCTCGGTGAGCTGCACGTCGCCGTGAACCTCGGCGTCGGGAGCCTGCACCGGCACGGCATGAGCCGCTGGATCACCGAACTGGCCGCCCGGCACGGGATCCGCCCCGACCGGGTCCACCTGGAGATCACCGAGCACGAGGAACTGCCCGACGACCCGCGGATCGCGGCGTCGCTGCGCGAGGTCGTCGCCGCCGGTTTCCGCCTCGACCTCGACGACTTCGGCATCGGGTACACGTCGCTGTCGTACGTGCGCCGGTTCCCGATCTCGACCGTGAAGCTGGACCGTTCCCTCACGACCCTCGTCACGGGCGAGGACACGTCCCTGCTCCAGGGCATCTCCGCGCTGTGCCGGGCCCTGGACATGCGGATCCTCGCCGAGGGCGTCGAGCACGCCGAGCAGATCGCCCCCCTGCGGGCGCTCGGGGTGCACCGCGCGCAGGGCCACTGGTTCGGGACGGCCATGGCCGCCGAGGACGTCCCGGGGTACGTGCGGCGCCTCGGGCGCACGGAGGACGACGAACTCCTGACGCACTGACCGGTCCGCGCGGGGGTGAGCGATCCCACACCGCTCCCGGCGCCCGCGTCTCCTACGGAGCGTCAGACTTGGGGGACGCCCCCACCCAGGAGGAGGACCCCCATGACGTCCGGGCCGCTCCCCGCCCGCTGGTTCAAGGTCATCGCCACGTTCGAGGCGATCTCGTGGACCGCGCTGCTCGTCGCCATGTTCCTGAAGTGGATCGTCCACGCCCCGCACGAAGGCGGGGTCCCCGTCGTCGGGATGGTCCACGGCGTCGGTTTCGTCGTCTACCTCCTGTCCACGGCCTGGGCGGCGCGGACGCTGCGCTGGGACCTGCGGCTCACCGCGGTGGGGCTCGCCGCCGGTGTCCCCCCGTTCGGCACAGTCGTCTTCGAGCGCTGGCTGGTCCGGCACGGCCGGCTCACCCCGCGATCGGCTCGCAGCTCCTCCGCGGACGCGCTCCCTTCGCGGGGCTGACGGACCCCACCCCGGCCGCGGGCGCGCCCGGGAGCCGGATCGGACGACCGGGCGTCCAGTCCGCAGGTGGGGAGGTCCGCGAGCGCCGGTGACGAACCCGTGGGCGCCACGATCGCGTCCCCTTCCAGGGGCCGTCAGGTCGGGTGGGCGGCAGGATGGCCGGGTGCTGCTCGCCGACGTCGTCACCACCTCGGCCGCTGTGGCCTCCACCCGGGCCCGGACCCGGAAGGTCGCCGAGATCGCGCAACTGCTCGGGCGCCTGGGCGCGGCGGACGGGACGTCGGACCGGGAGCTCGCGGCCGTCGTCGCGGCCTACCTGGGCGGCAGCCTGCCCCAGCGGCGGACGGGCCTGGGCTGGCGGTCGCTGGCCTCGCTGCCGGCCCCGGCGGACGCCCCGTCGCTGACGGTGCGCGGGGTCCACGA of the Kineococcus rhizosphaerae genome contains:
- a CDS encoding EthD family reductase, yielding MTTKITFVVDNPSDPAAFESAYARVRELAGTLPLLQRLESATVWPREDGSPTPAHRTLDLHFSDYADASAAVGTPVAGELFQRLLATGTPFTALFCDVEPSEHGHTVVE
- a CDS encoding TetR/AcrR family transcriptional regulator, coding for MTTANAKTSMRDRLVEAASALFYTTGLRAVSVDKVIERAGTTKVTFYRHFKAKDDLVAAYLQASAQREREGVEAAFAAAGGDVRVALARLGELIGASACRPGFRGCAFINAAAEYPDADSAPRRVVDAHRAWYRSAFQDLVAPLGVPDPTAVAEDLLLLRDGAMVAGYLDDPAGLAASFARSSSAVVSAAR
- a CDS encoding TIGR03620 family F420-dependent LLM class oxidoreductase encodes the protein MSAAEISLWGGGPWQDPARVAEAGEVAAEVEELGFHRIWFSGGFGDGILPAFGDLLAATRTIGVASGIVSIWTATPDQSAAAFADLEAKHPGRFLLGLGNSHAPAVEGQGGRYEKPFSRTVEYLDALGDRVPRERLVLAALGPKMLDLARERTTGAHPYFVTVEHTVAAREALGTGSWLAPEVAVVLDADPDSARATAREHLATYLALPNYTNNLRRFGWGDEDLLGGGSDRLVDALVAWGPVERVAAGVQRHVDAGADEVALQLLGGRGEFPREGFRELAAALVRGR
- a CDS encoding putative bifunctional diguanylate cyclase/phosphodiesterase, producing MPKRDVVVLGALAALCVVVGVLPAADPRRCADVVALLVHAGALLTAALGVRRHRPVVVRAWVAVLALVATGLGASALTVSGTHPSAARWGVVAVQVVALVLVPFVVRTLRRPLGEVRATWPDVLLTVGAGALLVVQVLAMLRAAGPTDPAVLLGTAADVVLAIVLLRILTTRQGMAPATALVLLAAGSLLAVAALVTARADLLTGERHLLQAVQCVAVVLLAAAATHPSMRLVGTPCAGGDLRGEGQRLLSVLPVFCAVPVLWVLGVLGVLPDVVVAVVAPSGYVLACAGVGLAALSVRRAERSAVRDPLTDLVNRRGLPGAAERLRQRLRGEDLHLCLVDLDDFKQINDTRGHAVGDALLVEVAGRLRGAVGPRGVVSRTGGDEFIVVAWTSPDDEEGPADLLLTALDAPFEFSGLPYQVSASIGIAPLRAGVAFDDALVDADVAMYAAKQAGKGRAQVYRPQLREKVLGGLVMQQELRSLLLQNGRPEEVGELVVVHQPIVDLGDDLVPRIVGVEALVRWNHPRSGLVMPDEFLPHAEAAGLGARLDEHVASRALADLARWDAQGLGELHVAVNLGVGSLHRHGMSRWITELAARHGIRPDRVHLEITEHEELPDDPRIAASLREVVAAGFRLDLDDFGIGYTSLSYVRRFPISTVKLDRSLTTLVTGEDTSLLQGISALCRALDMRILAEGVEHAEQIAPLRALGVHRAQGHWFGTAMAAEDVPGYVRRLGRTEDDELLTH
- a CDS encoding DUF3817 domain-containing protein, producing the protein MTSGPLPARWFKVIATFEAISWTALLVAMFLKWIVHAPHEGGVPVVGMVHGVGFVVYLLSTAWAARTLRWDLRLTAVGLAAGVPPFGTVVFERWLVRHGRLTPRSARSSSADALPSRG